A genomic stretch from Barnesiella intestinihominis YIT 11860 includes:
- a CDS encoding phospho-sugar mutase yields the protein MGNEDLLKQVTAKAQIWLGDGYDEETKAAVRAMLDNEDKTDLIEAFYKDLEFGTGGLRGIMGAGTNRMNIYTVGAATQGLSNYLKKAFADLPQIKVAIGHDCRNNSRKFAEVAADVFSANGIKVYLFDALRPTPEVSFAIRELGCQSGVILTASHNPKEYNGYKAYWNDGAQMIAPHDKNTIDEVNKITSVKDVKFRGNAELIEIIGEEIDRRYLDRIKTLSLSPEAIAHHHDMKIVYTPIHGTGVKLIPASLKNFGFTNIIHVPEQDVVSGDFPTVVSPNPEEPAALDMAIKKAIETDAELVMASDPDADRIGIAVRNDKGEFVLVNGNQIVMIFLNYLMTRNKELGLLKGNEYIVKTIVTTETIKTIAEQNGFKMYDCYTGFKWIASVIRENEGKARYIGGGEESYGFLPEDFVRDKDSVSSISLMAEIAAWAKDKGMTMYQMLQDIYIKYGYSKEKGISVVRKGKSGAEEIVAMMKNFRENPMKELGGSPVILVKDYASLEVTDVVNGTKSKLDMPVTSNVLQYFSADGSKVSIRPSGTEPKIKFYIEVRGIKMDNYADYDAANAAADAKIEAIKKELGI from the coding sequence ATGGGAAATGAAGATTTATTGAAACAGGTGACCGCCAAAGCTCAAATATGGTTGGGCGATGGCTATGACGAAGAAACAAAGGCCGCTGTGCGTGCCATGCTCGATAACGAAGATAAGACCGATTTGATAGAAGCGTTTTATAAGGACCTCGAATTTGGTACGGGTGGTCTGCGTGGAATCATGGGAGCCGGAACGAATCGTATGAATATCTATACGGTGGGAGCTGCTACTCAGGGATTGTCCAATTATTTGAAAAAGGCCTTTGCCGACCTACCCCAGATAAAGGTTGCTATCGGTCACGACTGCCGGAACAACAGCCGCAAATTTGCCGAGGTCGCTGCCGATGTTTTTTCGGCGAATGGTATTAAAGTATATTTGTTCGATGCTTTGCGTCCTACTCCCGAAGTTTCTTTTGCCATTCGAGAGTTGGGGTGTCAGAGTGGAGTGATACTTACGGCATCGCATAATCCCAAAGAATACAATGGATATAAGGCTTATTGGAACGATGGGGCACAGATGATAGCACCTCACGATAAGAATACCATAGACGAAGTAAATAAAATCACTTCGGTGAAAGATGTGAAGTTCCGGGGAAATGCAGAGCTGATCGAGATTATCGGAGAGGAAATAGATCGTCGGTATCTCGACCGTATTAAGACTCTATCGCTTAGTCCCGAGGCCATTGCTCATCATCACGATATGAAAATTGTATACACGCCTATACATGGTACGGGTGTGAAGTTGATTCCTGCTTCGTTGAAAAACTTCGGATTCACCAACATCATTCACGTTCCCGAACAAGATGTTGTAAGTGGAGATTTTCCGACTGTCGTTTCTCCCAATCCCGAAGAACCTGCGGCTCTCGATATGGCTATTAAGAAAGCCATTGAAACCGATGCCGAGTTGGTCATGGCTTCTGATCCCGATGCCGATCGTATCGGTATCGCTGTGCGTAACGATAAAGGAGAATTCGTTTTGGTGAATGGCAATCAGATTGTGATGATATTCCTCAATTACCTGATGACTCGTAATAAAGAATTAGGGCTGCTGAAAGGTAACGAATATATCGTTAAGACTATTGTGACGACCGAGACTATCAAGACGATCGCCGAGCAGAACGGATTCAAAATGTACGATTGCTATACAGGCTTCAAATGGATTGCTTCTGTTATTCGTGAGAACGAAGGCAAAGCCCGCTATATAGGTGGCGGAGAAGAAAGCTACGGATTTTTGCCCGAAGATTTCGTTCGCGACAAAGACTCTGTATCGTCTATTTCTTTAATGGCCGAAATCGCTGCTTGGGCGAAAGACAAAGGTATGACTATGTACCAAATGTTGCAGGATATCTATATTAAATATGGATATTCCAAAGAAAAGGGTATCTCGGTCGTTCGTAAAGGGAAATCGGGAGCCGAGGAGATAGTCGCCATGATGAAGAATTTCCGTGAGAATCCTATGAAAGAACTCGGTGGTTCTCCTGTGATTCTTGTAAAAGATTATGCATCGCTTGAAGTTACCGATGTGGTGAATGGTACGAAATCGAAACTCGATATGCCTGTAACTTCCAATGTCTTGCAATATTTTTCGGCAGATGGTTCCAAAGTCTCTATCCGTCCTTCCGGTACAGAACCTAAAATCAAATTCTATATCGAAGTGCGTGGTATCAAGATGGATAACTATGCCGATTACGATGCAGCCAATGCAGCGGCCGATGCTAAAATCGAAGCGATTAAAAAAGAGTTGGGTATTTAA
- a CDS encoding dipeptidase, with protein sequence MKKIAILVFFTVGFFVHVWACTGLIAGKQATVDGSVLVTYSADSHTLYGALTSSPAADWPKGSMRSIVEWDTNKPLGEIEQVEHTYAVIGNMNEHQLTVVESTWGGRPELVDTTGIIDYGSLMQLALERAKTAREAIKVMTGLVKKYGYYSSGESFTIADPNEAWILDLIGKGPGRRGAVWVAVRIPDDCIAGHANYPRIHKIPMDDKENCLYSPDVISFAREMGYFDGLNKDFSFARAYSPADFGALRACDARVWSFFRKYDSTMDNYLPYVNGESAEPFPLYVKPSRKLSVQDMKEAMRDHFEDTPFDMTQDVGAGPFKVPYRFRPMSFEVDGKSYCMERAIATQQTGFTLVGQMRNWLPDPVGGVLWFGVDDANTCVYIPMYCGITQVPECFSPENGSMYDFSWTSAFWIHNWVANMAYARYEPMIGDIRKVQSAVETSLNLRQPAVDKAAVELYATSPQEAIAYLTQYSCDAAEASTARWKKLGEYLMVKFLDGNVKQEENGKFKDNGYGLPDSPLFPGYSQEYYEEIVRQTGNRFLETPPKY encoded by the coding sequence ATGAAGAAAATTGCGATTTTAGTTTTTTTTACGGTAGGATTTTTTGTCCACGTGTGGGCTTGTACGGGATTGATTGCCGGGAAGCAGGCTACTGTCGATGGTAGTGTATTGGTTACTTATTCGGCAGACTCTCATACTTTGTACGGAGCTTTGACTTCTTCTCCTGCTGCCGATTGGCCAAAGGGCTCTATGCGTTCGATTGTAGAGTGGGATACGAATAAACCATTGGGAGAAATAGAACAGGTAGAACATACCTACGCCGTGATAGGCAATATGAACGAACATCAGCTTACTGTTGTGGAATCGACATGGGGTGGTCGTCCCGAATTGGTCGATACGACAGGTATTATCGATTATGGCTCGTTGATGCAACTTGCACTTGAACGGGCGAAAACCGCACGCGAAGCTATAAAGGTAATGACCGGACTTGTAAAAAAATACGGATATTATAGTAGTGGAGAATCGTTCACGATTGCCGATCCCAACGAAGCATGGATTTTGGACTTGATCGGCAAGGGCCCCGGACGTCGGGGAGCCGTTTGGGTGGCGGTTCGTATTCCTGACGATTGTATCGCCGGTCATGCCAACTATCCTCGTATTCACAAGATTCCTATGGACGATAAAGAGAATTGCCTGTACTCTCCCGATGTGATTTCTTTTGCTCGGGAGATGGGGTATTTTGATGGGCTGAATAAAGATTTCAGTTTTGCGCGAGCCTATTCACCCGCCGATTTCGGAGCTTTGAGAGCTTGCGATGCTCGGGTGTGGTCTTTCTTCCGTAAGTATGATAGTACGATGGACAATTATTTGCCCTATGTCAATGGAGAATCGGCTGAACCGTTTCCGCTTTATGTTAAACCCTCGCGAAAGTTATCTGTACAAGATATGAAAGAGGCTATGCGTGACCATTTTGAAGATACGCCTTTCGATATGACGCAAGATGTAGGGGCTGGGCCATTCAAAGTCCCTTATCGTTTCCGTCCCATGTCATTCGAGGTAGATGGCAAATCCTACTGCATGGAACGAGCCATTGCTACGCAACAGACCGGATTTACGTTAGTCGGACAAATGCGGAATTGGTTGCCCGATCCTGTCGGTGGTGTACTTTGGTTCGGAGTCGATGATGCCAATACATGTGTTTATATCCCGATGTATTGTGGTATTACACAGGTTCCCGAATGTTTTAGTCCGGAGAATGGATCGATGTATGATTTCTCATGGACCTCGGCTTTTTGGATTCATAATTGGGTGGCGAATATGGCTTATGCTCGTTATGAGCCTATGATAGGAGATATTCGCAAAGTCCAGTCGGCTGTCGAAACCTCGTTGAATCTCCGTCAGCCGGCGGTCGATAAGGCTGCTGTCGAGTTGTATGCGACCTCTCCCCAAGAGGCTATTGCCTACCTCACGCAATATAGTTGCGATGCCGCCGAAGCCTCGACCGCTCGTTGGAAGAAGTTAGGTGAGTATCTTATGGTGAAATTCCTCGATGGAAATGTAAAGCAAGAAGAAAATGGAAAATTCAAGGATAATGGTTACGGATTGCCCGATTCTCCACTTTTCCCCGGATATTCCCAAGAGTACTACGAAGAAATCGTGCGGCAGACGGGCAATCGCTTTCTCGAAACGCCTCCGAAGTATTGA
- a CDS encoding M23 family metallopeptidase produces MSANFGELRPNHFHSGIDLKTQGRIGLPVYAMDDGYVSRVVVSPWGFGRAVYINHSSGLTTVYGHLDRFAPFIDEIVRRQQYEQEDFSIDCEFAEGEIPVAQGNIIGYSGNSGSSGGPHLHLDIRDTDTQDPMDPQEWLSPLITDDVAPEVRNLVFYTHEGVMGNTTRRMERKAVRASAGSYSIGESVPVWGDVSFGIEAYDRMTGTTNKYGVHQVDLYIDDSLFFSTYIYRYSFDETRYINSFAEEGVIMRTYIAPGNRLKSIYKQVENRGILHVDEERAYRCRYVLTDYDGNSSSVEFSLIGKLQEPPLPKKEGIYFSYAVDNLYKKDDFGIFVPAGALYENLDFTRRKIPSKKYCSDIHIIAPSVPPLHKAAEISVRLTEDKLSDKRQYYLVRLDDDRSYPVCGEYANGWYKAKITEFGSYAVSVDTLPPTILPIAPDKWSTREKVILKISDDQSGLKSYRGEIDGKFVLFELDGKTGRISYRLESNRVKKGSEHTLHVVVYDMCGNEQSYTNSFVW; encoded by the coding sequence ATGAGTGCTAATTTCGGAGAATTACGACCGAATCATTTCCATTCGGGGATTGATTTGAAGACACAAGGACGTATCGGATTGCCAGTATATGCTATGGACGACGGTTATGTTTCTCGGGTCGTTGTTTCTCCGTGGGGATTTGGCAGAGCTGTGTATATCAATCACTCGTCGGGTTTGACTACGGTTTACGGACATTTGGACCGGTTTGCGCCTTTTATCGATGAAATTGTTCGCCGTCAGCAGTATGAGCAAGAGGATTTTTCTATCGATTGTGAATTTGCCGAAGGTGAAATCCCTGTCGCACAAGGCAATATAATCGGATATAGCGGGAATTCGGGATCGTCTGGCGGTCCTCATTTGCATTTGGATATACGGGATACCGATACGCAAGACCCGATGGATCCTCAGGAATGGTTGTCTCCTTTAATCACAGACGATGTAGCTCCCGAAGTTCGTAACCTCGTTTTTTATACGCATGAAGGGGTGATGGGAAATACGACTCGTCGCATGGAAAGAAAAGCGGTGCGCGCTTCGGCCGGTTCTTACTCGATAGGGGAGTCGGTTCCGGTATGGGGCGATGTATCGTTTGGTATCGAGGCGTATGATCGAATGACGGGTACGACGAATAAATATGGAGTCCATCAAGTCGATTTGTATATCGATGACAGCCTGTTTTTTTCGACCTATATCTATCGTTATTCGTTTGACGAGACTCGTTATATTAATAGCTTTGCCGAAGAAGGAGTGATTATGCGCACTTATATTGCACCGGGTAATCGGTTGAAGTCTATTTATAAACAAGTAGAAAATAGAGGCATTCTTCATGTCGATGAGGAGCGAGCCTATCGTTGTCGGTATGTTTTGACCGATTATGACGGGAATAGTTCCTCTGTCGAATTTTCATTGATTGGAAAATTGCAGGAACCTCCACTCCCTAAAAAAGAGGGGATATATTTCTCTTATGCAGTAGATAATCTCTATAAAAAAGACGATTTTGGCATTTTTGTGCCGGCCGGAGCTTTGTATGAAAATCTCGATTTTACGAGAAGAAAGATTCCTTCGAAAAAATATTGTTCCGATATTCACATTATTGCACCTTCTGTACCCCCTTTGCATAAAGCTGCCGAAATTTCTGTACGGTTGACCGAGGATAAATTGTCAGATAAAAGGCAATATTATTTGGTTCGTTTGGACGATGATAGATCCTATCCGGTTTGCGGGGAGTATGCAAATGGTTGGTATAAGGCTAAAATTACGGAGTTCGGGTCTTATGCCGTTTCGGTAGATACATTGCCTCCGACGATACTTCCGATTGCACCAGACAAATGGTCGACTCGGGAAAAAGTCATTTTGAAAATAAGCGATGACCAAAGTGGTTTGAAAAGTTATCGGGGAGAGATCGACGGGAAATTTGTTTTGTTCGAATTAGACGGGAAGACAGGTAGAATTTCATATCGTCTCGAAAGTAACAGGGTAAAAAAAGGTAGCGAGCATACGTTGCACGTTGTGGTTTACGATATGTGTGGCAACGAGCAGTCTTATACGAACTCTTTTGTGTGGTAA
- a CDS encoding SusF/SusE family outer membrane protein: MKKVSLLSIFIFLVLDPIFAVTYDNLYVVGNACSAGWNPDGALVMVQESENTFTWSGPLKKDNGNQERFKLLTARSWTTSLTCNLEKAGHQIITSGGEYDLYIKLETDGKPDNAFQVAETGIYTIEVNTSSMKMKCTKIADYEDPNLVFTKETFHSTSEGLLNYRKLEPPTIEKGKQYPLVIFLHGAGERGSDNESQLRYGSEMFTNPQNRKDYPAFVLFPQCPPSNFWPFESQPASYDATTFPIDYPTSTPTKLVKELIDSYLQMEEIDKDRIYILGISMGGMGTFDIACRYPETFAAAIPICGGVNVERLDNKVKNIYWRLFHGDADGVVPVNNSRQAYQKLTNIKADAEYIEVPGASHFVWDEVFKREDFLSWIFAKKRQSTGGSDIETSKTDTSLRCYCYKQMLYIDTNDQTPLKANVYTTSGALVHSSCYNSSSIVSPLTSLKPGIYIIEILQGEKRYHSKISL; encoded by the coding sequence ATGAAAAAAGTCTCACTTTTATCTATTTTCATCTTTCTTGTTCTAGATCCTATATTTGCCGTTACTTATGATAATTTATATGTAGTAGGCAATGCTTGTTCGGCCGGTTGGAATCCAGACGGAGCACTCGTCATGGTTCAAGAAAGTGAAAATACTTTTACGTGGAGCGGCCCATTAAAAAAAGACAACGGGAATCAAGAACGATTTAAATTACTCACAGCACGGTCTTGGACAACCTCACTGACTTGTAACTTGGAAAAAGCAGGCCATCAAATAATTACTTCGGGCGGAGAGTATGATTTATACATAAAATTAGAAACCGACGGTAAACCGGATAACGCTTTCCAAGTAGCGGAAACCGGAATATATACGATAGAAGTGAATACATCGTCCATGAAGATGAAATGCACCAAAATCGCCGATTATGAAGATCCCAATCTTGTATTTACCAAAGAAACATTCCATTCAACCTCGGAAGGATTGCTAAATTACAGGAAATTGGAACCACCAACCATAGAAAAGGGTAAACAGTATCCCTTAGTTATTTTCCTGCATGGTGCGGGAGAGAGAGGCTCAGACAATGAAAGTCAACTGAGATACGGTTCCGAAATGTTCACAAATCCCCAAAACCGAAAGGATTATCCTGCATTCGTACTATTCCCACAATGTCCTCCGTCCAATTTTTGGCCATTCGAGTCACAACCGGCCTCCTATGATGCTACAACTTTCCCAATCGATTATCCAACCTCCACACCGACCAAACTGGTAAAAGAACTTATCGATTCTTACCTTCAAATGGAAGAAATCGATAAAGACCGTATATATATCCTCGGCATTTCGATGGGTGGCATGGGTACATTCGATATAGCCTGCCGGTATCCCGAGACTTTCGCCGCAGCTATACCCATTTGCGGCGGAGTGAATGTAGAAAGACTAGACAACAAGGTAAAAAACATATATTGGCGACTTTTCCACGGCGACGCAGACGGAGTCGTTCCCGTAAACAATTCCCGCCAAGCCTACCAGAAACTTACAAATATCAAAGCTGACGCAGAATATATAGAAGTTCCCGGTGCAAGCCATTTCGTATGGGACGAGGTTTTTAAAAGAGAAGACTTTTTATCTTGGATATTCGCCAAAAAACGTCAATCGACAGGAGGAAGCGATATTGAAACGAGTAAAACCGATACATCTTTACGATGTTATTGTTATAAACAAATGTTGTATATCGACACGAACGATCAAACGCCACTAAAAGCCAATGTATATACGACATCAGGTGCGCTAGTTCATTCATCTTGCTACAACAGTTCTTCTATCGTTTCACCTCTCACCTCATTGAAACCGGGGATTTATATTATAGAGATTCTTCAAGGAGAGAAGCGATACCATTCGAAAATTTCGTTATAA
- a CDS encoding TolC family protein, which translates to MRNRIIYPALCLMLSVVSSNAQKLYTLEECRTLALENSAKMKNSRFEVEAAKQTSKEAFTNYFPNVSAVGAIFKASEGMAQMDMALPVPGIPPLSMEMLKKGKTAGVTLVQPVFMGGRIVNGNKLANIGKQVSKYQLSLTEDQVEASVNQYYWQIVALKEKLRTLETLETQLKGIYKDVKAAVDAGLTIRNDLLRVELQQQDIMANRLKVENGLSVTKMLLCQLIGVDKSEFDIAFDDFPSAVSPLDYYVAPETGLENRAESKLLDKSVEAAKLQLRMKRGENLPSVGVGAGYIYHDLMEKDTDFGMIFASVSVPISSWWGGSHAIKREKIKKQQAENTRQDSREMMLVEIEVKWNDLQEAYQQVLLSEKSIESSTENLRLNNDYYKAGTVSLSDLLDAQSLMQQSHDQYAEACTAYQQKLTAYLQATGR; encoded by the coding sequence ATGAGAAATCGAATTATATATCCTGCGTTATGTTTGATGTTAAGCGTGGTATCTTCAAATGCGCAGAAACTTTATACACTCGAAGAATGTAGAACATTGGCATTGGAAAATAGTGCAAAAATGAAAAACAGCCGGTTTGAAGTCGAGGCTGCCAAACAAACTTCCAAAGAGGCTTTTACCAATTACTTTCCGAATGTGTCGGCGGTAGGTGCGATTTTCAAGGCCAGTGAAGGAATGGCTCAGATGGATATGGCACTGCCGGTTCCGGGAATACCGCCTTTATCTATGGAGATGTTGAAGAAAGGGAAGACGGCAGGGGTGACTTTGGTTCAACCTGTATTTATGGGTGGTCGCATTGTCAATGGGAATAAGTTGGCAAATATAGGAAAACAAGTGAGTAAATATCAGCTTTCTCTTACAGAAGATCAGGTAGAAGCCTCTGTTAATCAATATTATTGGCAGATTGTCGCACTAAAAGAGAAGTTGCGTACGTTGGAGACGTTGGAAACTCAACTCAAAGGAATATATAAAGATGTAAAAGCAGCGGTTGATGCGGGGCTTACTATACGAAACGATTTGTTAAGAGTGGAGTTGCAACAGCAAGACATTATGGCGAATCGATTAAAAGTAGAGAATGGTTTGTCAGTGACAAAGATGCTATTGTGCCAACTTATAGGTGTCGATAAGAGTGAATTCGATATTGCTTTCGATGATTTTCCTTCGGCTGTATCTCCGTTGGACTATTATGTTGCCCCCGAGACGGGACTTGAAAATCGTGCCGAAAGTAAACTGCTCGATAAGAGTGTAGAGGCTGCTAAATTGCAACTGCGCATGAAGCGAGGAGAAAATCTTCCTTCTGTGGGGGTAGGAGCCGGGTATATTTATCATGATTTGATGGAAAAAGATACCGATTTCGGAATGATTTTTGCCAGTGTGTCGGTTCCTATTTCTTCATGGTGGGGAGGTTCGCACGCCATTAAACGGGAAAAAATAAAAAAACAGCAAGCCGAAAATACCCGGCAGGATTCCCGGGAAATGATGTTGGTTGAGATAGAAGTCAAATGGAACGATTTACAGGAAGCCTATCAGCAAGTGCTTCTTTCCGAGAAATCCATAGAATCTTCTACCGAAAATCTTCGTCTCAATAACGATTATTATAAGGCGGGGACTGTCTCTCTGTCCGATTTGCTCGATGCTCAGTCGCTTATGCAGCAAAGCCATGATCAGTACGCCGAGGCATGTACGGCTTACCAACAGAAACTTACAGCCTATTTGCAGGCTACCGGGCGATAA